From one Luteipulveratus mongoliensis genomic stretch:
- a CDS encoding MFS transporter, whose protein sequence is MSSDTGFDTSLWRNHDYMRWWTGSLFSTVGSSISVVALPLLIIFGDGSVLDAAFVGAAERLGSLTTQLLGGALADRCSRKVILVIGALIQCGLMSGITWSALTQGVNLPLLVVLSAGLGMASGIVSAAVMPSLRRIVPRSQLAARAVQEQGLNQVAQLVGGPVAGILFGLSRWVPFVADAVSFLLAAIANLGIKADLGPDRGDRSTRRPSMVADIRAGARIVVRDPFLRYTTGWVAVTNLVGSSVILLAIVLLKEHGATPHVIGLTNAAILSGGVIASLVTGRLIRAVSARRIFVVGNWAYVVTLAAVALTRAPWQLAIAAGLFVFASVPTASVWEAYTATLVPDHLFGRVGATTMFAAQSLTWLGTLLAGGLAEAFGTPVAIGCFAALLVPYAVANHRTRVLDVLREPIDRVPELTA, encoded by the coding sequence ATGAGCAGCGACACCGGGTTCGACACGTCGTTGTGGCGCAATCACGACTACATGCGGTGGTGGACGGGCAGCCTCTTCTCGACCGTCGGCTCGAGCATCTCCGTCGTCGCCCTCCCGCTGCTGATCATCTTCGGCGACGGATCAGTGCTCGACGCCGCCTTCGTCGGCGCCGCAGAGCGGCTCGGGAGTCTGACCACCCAGCTGCTCGGTGGCGCACTGGCCGACCGCTGCTCACGCAAGGTGATCCTGGTGATCGGCGCGCTCATCCAGTGCGGGCTGATGTCCGGCATCACGTGGTCGGCGTTGACGCAAGGGGTGAATCTGCCTCTGCTTGTTGTTCTTTCGGCTGGACTGGGCATGGCGAGCGGCATCGTCAGCGCCGCAGTGATGCCGTCCCTTCGACGGATCGTCCCGCGGTCCCAGTTGGCCGCCCGCGCAGTTCAGGAGCAGGGCCTCAACCAGGTCGCGCAGCTCGTCGGCGGTCCGGTCGCCGGCATCTTGTTCGGCCTCTCCCGGTGGGTGCCTTTCGTGGCCGACGCCGTCAGCTTCCTCCTCGCCGCAATCGCCAACCTCGGCATCAAGGCCGACCTCGGTCCCGACCGCGGCGACCGCTCGACGAGGCGACCGAGCATGGTCGCCGACATTCGCGCCGGGGCGCGCATCGTCGTACGCGATCCGTTTCTGCGCTACACGACCGGCTGGGTCGCCGTGACCAACCTGGTCGGAAGCAGCGTCATCTTGCTCGCCATCGTGCTGCTCAAGGAGCACGGAGCGACGCCCCACGTCATCGGCCTCACCAACGCCGCGATCCTCAGCGGCGGTGTCATCGCATCACTGGTCACCGGCCGCCTGATCCGGGCCGTCTCCGCTCGTCGGATCTTCGTCGTCGGCAACTGGGCGTACGTCGTCACACTCGCGGCCGTCGCACTCACCAGAGCGCCGTGGCAGCTCGCGATCGCGGCCGGTCTCTTCGTATTCGCTTCGGTGCCAACGGCTTCCGTCTGGGAGGCGTACACCGCCACCCTCGTACCCGACCATCTGTTCGGACGGGTCGGTGCCACCACGATGTTTGCGGCGCAGTCACTCACCTGGCTCGGGACCCTGCTCGCGGGCGGGTTGGCCGAGGCGTTCGGGACGCCGGTCGCGATCGGCTGCTTCGCAGCTCTCCTCGTCCCGTACGCCGTCGCGAACCATCGCACCCGCGTTCTCGACGTCCTGCGCGAACCGATCGACCGCGTACCGGAGCTCACTGCATGA
- a CDS encoding DUF5808 domain-containing protein encodes MTKKSQEPEPPEGMLFGVPYDARRPTGKRVVSRVWNPDDRRLFTPTPFGHGHVINGYWLAHPIRYWQRRRSGGERA; translated from the coding sequence ATGACCAAGAAGTCCCAAGAGCCGGAGCCGCCCGAGGGAATGCTGTTCGGCGTCCCGTACGACGCGCGTCGCCCCACGGGGAAGCGAGTCGTGAGCCGAGTCTGGAATCCCGACGACCGTCGTCTGTTCACGCCCACCCCGTTCGGGCACGGACACGTGATCAACGGCTATTGGCTGGCGCATCCGATCCGTTACTGGCAGCGTCGGCGTTCCGGCGGCGAGCGCGCCTAG
- a CDS encoding class I SAM-dependent methyltransferase: MNYTPYSASREAMFPAAERQAVHALRVQWRAYALTDLHGDVLDVGAGEGASLGALPHDARVTCLEPNARSVRRLRALTADRPGARVLPAPVEDIPLADASMDAVICSAVLCSASDQDQALRELHRVLRPGGRLVMLEHVAAERGTWMRRGQRLIAPASRWLDRGCDPARDTEAAVQRSAFTVIELRRIAARGPFGLDLPHLHAVLARRPSLNQ; encoded by the coding sequence ATGAACTATACGCCGTATAGCGCGTCTCGCGAGGCCATGTTCCCCGCCGCAGAGCGCCAAGCCGTGCACGCTCTGCGGGTGCAGTGGCGGGCGTACGCCCTGACCGATCTGCACGGCGACGTGCTCGATGTGGGTGCCGGTGAGGGCGCTTCGTTGGGCGCGCTGCCTCACGATGCCAGGGTGACCTGCCTGGAGCCGAACGCCCGATCCGTACGTCGGTTGCGCGCACTGACGGCCGACCGGCCGGGGGCACGGGTCCTGCCGGCGCCGGTGGAGGACATCCCGCTCGCGGACGCGTCCATGGACGCGGTGATCTGCTCCGCCGTCCTCTGCTCGGCGTCCGATCAGGACCAGGCGCTGCGCGAGCTTCACCGAGTCCTGCGCCCAGGGGGCCGGCTGGTCATGCTCGAGCACGTGGCCGCAGAGCGGGGCACCTGGATGCGTCGGGGGCAACGGCTGATCGCGCCGGCCAGCCGATGGCTCGATCGTGGTTGCGACCCGGCTCGCGACACCGAGGCCGCGGTGCAGCGGTCTGCGTTCACCGTCATCGAGCTGCGCCGGATCGCTGCTCGCGGACCGTTCGGCCTGGACCTTCCTCACCTGCATGCCGTTCTGGCGCGGAGGCCGAGTCTCAATCAGTAG
- a CDS encoding TetR/AcrR family transcriptional regulator, translated as MKRDSERARSTLSPDRILNLAVSIADTEGLSAVSMRRLARELSVTPMALYWHFADKDRLIEAMAEQVVADGEFANTPSDHWDEQLRSALNALIDLLHQHPWMGRAVIERLVPLPNYLGAFEVMLDSTRQAGLGPRDGAVLAQQAVQAVVILTEYEPSTTPPTTATAAACDAERERLDALPADQFPNIRAAAEALLEPPDVKEYYRLGVDMIVGGISTIAGRG; from the coding sequence ATGAAGCGGGACTCTGAACGGGCCAGGTCCACGCTGTCCCCCGACAGGATCCTGAACCTGGCCGTGTCGATCGCTGACACGGAGGGCCTCAGCGCCGTCTCGATGCGCCGCCTCGCGCGCGAGCTGTCCGTGACTCCCATGGCGCTCTACTGGCACTTCGCGGACAAGGACCGCTTGATCGAAGCCATGGCCGAGCAGGTGGTCGCCGACGGCGAGTTCGCCAACACCCCCAGCGATCACTGGGACGAGCAGCTGCGGTCGGCGCTGAACGCCCTGATCGACCTGCTGCACCAGCACCCGTGGATGGGGCGAGCGGTCATCGAACGGCTCGTCCCACTGCCGAACTACCTCGGCGCGTTCGAGGTCATGCTCGACAGCACGAGGCAGGCCGGCCTGGGTCCGCGCGACGGAGCCGTGCTCGCCCAGCAGGCGGTGCAGGCGGTCGTGATCCTGACCGAGTACGAGCCCTCGACCACGCCTCCGACGACCGCGACGGCCGCCGCGTGTGACGCGGAGCGCGAACGCCTTGACGCACTGCCGGCCGACCAGTTCCCCAACATCCGGGCCGCCGCCGAGGCTCTGCTCGAGCCCCCGGACGTCAAGGAGTACTACCGGCTAGGGGTCGACATGATCGTCGGCGGGATCAGCACCATCGCCGGGCGCGGCTGA
- a CDS encoding YciI family protein → MQVLVHGTDGPRFEQGESDVHEAHQAYMDGFSEAFLGRGPILSADGERHLGSVHVVTVDGPEAAHAFAFDEPYARAGWYSNVTVLPLAPCVSGTMWDRPRPAPEQVSAFVSASWQVEDYESSWVDRVRDLIEGDESAPWLFGGLLLGDEDPYVLGLAAAVDLAPEDAERQFRRLVGRLDVTSPHVMARRWQRGGRDSD, encoded by the coding sequence ATGCAGGTCTTGGTGCACGGCACTGACGGACCCAGGTTCGAGCAGGGCGAGAGCGATGTCCACGAGGCCCATCAGGCGTACATGGACGGGTTCTCGGAGGCCTTCCTCGGTCGAGGACCGATCCTGTCCGCGGACGGTGAGCGACACCTCGGCAGCGTGCACGTCGTGACGGTGGACGGTCCTGAGGCGGCTCACGCGTTCGCGTTCGACGAGCCGTACGCCCGGGCCGGCTGGTACTCGAACGTGACCGTCCTGCCCCTCGCGCCGTGCGTGAGCGGGACGATGTGGGACCGCCCGCGACCGGCCCCGGAACAGGTCTCGGCCTTCGTCTCGGCCAGCTGGCAGGTGGAGGACTACGAATCCTCGTGGGTCGACCGGGTGCGCGATCTGATCGAGGGTGACGAGAGTGCTCCCTGGCTGTTCGGCGGGCTCCTCCTCGGCGACGAAGATCCGTACGTCCTTGGCCTGGCAGCGGCCGTCGACCTCGCACCCGAAGATGCTGAGCGGCAGTTCCGCCGGCTCGTCGGACGGCTCGATGTGACGTCGCCTCACGTCATGGCGCGGCGCTGGCAGCGCGGCGGACGCGACTCCGACTAG
- a CDS encoding helix-turn-helix transcriptional regulator, which translates to MTNPSARLLRLLTLLQSRPMWSGPELVDQLGISARTLRYDVAKLRELGYPVNAAPGTAGGYRLSAGTTLPPLQLDDDEAVATALALRTATGSSGDLGEAAATALVKLEQVLPRRLRPQIATLREFTDATGASPSVDADLLVAMTAACRDCRRVRFDYVKHSGETSRRDVEPYRVVRAGGRWYLLAFDPGAGDWRSFRLDRLTPVHPDGPRFVRREAPEPDQVVRGIDRVFDRHHATVLVSAPAEAVAARLPARVPIEVVSQRRCRVHATGPTPQALALNLLQLDHDFVVEDCTSQTSDALATLSRRLEGHSPRTSA; encoded by the coding sequence ATGACGAATCCTTCCGCCCGCCTCCTTCGACTCCTGACCCTGCTGCAGTCCCGGCCGATGTGGTCCGGACCCGAGCTGGTCGACCAGCTCGGGATCAGCGCCCGCACGCTGCGGTACGACGTCGCCAAGCTCCGCGAGCTCGGTTACCCCGTCAATGCCGCGCCAGGGACAGCTGGCGGCTACCGCTTGTCTGCCGGGACGACGCTGCCGCCGCTGCAGCTCGATGACGACGAGGCAGTGGCGACCGCGCTCGCTCTGCGGACCGCGACGGGATCCAGCGGCGATCTCGGTGAGGCGGCCGCCACCGCGCTGGTCAAGCTCGAGCAGGTGCTGCCGCGTCGGCTCCGCCCGCAGATCGCCACGCTGCGCGAGTTCACCGATGCGACCGGCGCCAGTCCCTCGGTCGACGCAGACCTGCTGGTCGCGATGACCGCTGCGTGCCGCGACTGCAGGCGCGTCCGGTTCGACTACGTCAAGCACTCTGGCGAGACATCGCGCCGCGATGTCGAGCCGTATCGAGTCGTCCGCGCCGGTGGCCGCTGGTACTTGCTCGCCTTCGATCCGGGAGCGGGTGACTGGCGCAGCTTTCGGCTCGACAGACTGACACCCGTACATCCCGATGGGCCTCGGTTCGTCCGTCGCGAGGCACCCGAACCCGACCAGGTTGTGCGCGGAATCGACCGGGTCTTCGACCGCCACCATGCCACCGTCCTCGTGTCGGCTCCGGCCGAGGCGGTTGCAGCACGCCTCCCGGCACGGGTCCCGATCGAAGTCGTCAGCCAGCGACGCTGCCGTGTCCACGCCACCGGGCCGACCCCGCAGGCGTTGGCGCTCAACCTGCTGCAGCTCGACCATGACTTCGTCGTGGAGGACTGCACATCGCAGACCTCGGATGCGCTGGCCACCCTGTCCCGACGCCTCGAGGGGCACAGCCCGCGTACGTCCGCCTGA
- a CDS encoding NAD(P)H-binding protein translates to MNSTSNDQQSKTVLVTGATGSVGRHLVDQLVADGHRVRALTRSPETADLPDAVEVVAGDVTADLPTGIFDGVDAAFVFPADGVTAFVKSAAAAGVPHLVVLSSLAAAMEHERDRGSASQLHHSRIEDAARESGTAWTILRPGTFANNLLSWSQPITYRGGVTGPYPTAAQAPIHEADVAAVAAVVLTSPGHESKTYAMTGPESITRAAQVATIGAAIGRELTFTENTPEEFRAEMNQYGVDDGIVNMLLDYWSDTVHTPDVVRPTVENVTGRPARTLAQWAIDHTADFS, encoded by the coding sequence ATGAACTCAACGAGCAATGACCAGCAGTCCAAGACCGTCCTTGTGACCGGTGCGACCGGCAGTGTCGGCCGTCATCTCGTCGACCAGCTCGTCGCTGATGGGCACCGCGTCCGCGCGCTCACCCGGTCGCCCGAGACCGCCGATCTGCCCGACGCAGTGGAGGTCGTCGCCGGCGATGTGACGGCAGATCTGCCGACCGGGATCTTCGATGGTGTGGACGCCGCGTTCGTCTTCCCGGCCGACGGGGTCACGGCCTTCGTGAAGTCCGCGGCTGCGGCCGGCGTACCCCACTTGGTGGTGCTGTCCTCCTTGGCCGCCGCGATGGAGCATGAGCGCGATCGCGGTTCGGCGAGCCAGCTGCATCATTCACGGATCGAGGACGCCGCACGAGAGAGCGGAACGGCCTGGACGATCCTGCGACCGGGCACGTTCGCCAACAACCTGCTGTCCTGGTCGCAGCCGATCACGTATCGCGGCGGCGTCACCGGCCCCTACCCCACGGCCGCGCAGGCTCCGATCCACGAGGCCGACGTCGCTGCTGTGGCCGCCGTGGTGCTCACTTCGCCGGGTCACGAGAGCAAGACGTACGCCATGACCGGGCCCGAGTCGATCACGCGGGCCGCCCAGGTCGCCACGATCGGCGCGGCCATCGGACGCGAGCTGACCTTCACCGAGAACACGCCTGAGGAGTTCCGCGCCGAGATGAATCAGTACGGCGTGGACGACGGAATCGTGAACATGCTGCTCGACTACTGGTCCGACACGGTGCACACACCGGACGTCGTTCGTCCAACCGTGGAGAACGTGACCGGGCGTCCGGCTCGCACGCTCGCGCAGTGGGCGATCGATCACACAGCCGACTTCAGCTGA
- a CDS encoding winged helix-turn-helix domain-containing protein: MAADQPGNDSVDLSTKSLRALAHPMRVQIVQMLTADGPSTSARLAERLGVRSGSTSWHLTKLAEGGLVAEIPDRGTRRERWWQAVGSGWSIDAASYLAAPETRGDAATVLHTVMRQHLQRGEQFLGEEWPEDWRRAWILESCPPMRLTPEGLAELGHRLRAVVRDVTEQHATAGSDAETVLLQIQGFPVREDPES, translated from the coding sequence ATGGCAGCTGACCAGCCCGGCAACGACTCCGTTGACCTGAGCACCAAGAGCCTTCGGGCGCTGGCGCACCCCATGCGGGTCCAGATCGTGCAGATGCTGACTGCCGACGGACCCTCGACCTCGGCTCGACTGGCCGAGCGGCTGGGGGTGAGGTCGGGCTCGACCAGCTGGCACCTGACCAAGCTGGCCGAGGGCGGCCTGGTGGCGGAGATCCCGGACCGCGGCACCCGGCGCGAGCGTTGGTGGCAGGCGGTCGGCTCCGGCTGGTCGATCGACGCAGCGTCCTATCTCGCCGCCCCTGAGACCCGCGGTGACGCCGCCACGGTCCTGCACACCGTGATGCGCCAGCACCTTCAGCGCGGTGAGCAGTTCCTCGGTGAGGAGTGGCCCGAGGACTGGCGTCGGGCATGGATTCTGGAGTCCTGTCCGCCGATGCGGCTGACGCCCGAGGGGCTCGCCGAGCTGGGTCACCGGTTGCGAGCGGTCGTGCGGGACGTGACGGAGCAGCACGCGACCGCAGGCTCGGATGCGGAGACCGTTCTCCTCCAGATCCAAGGGTTCCCCGTGCGCGAGGACCCGGAGTCATGA